The Musa acuminata AAA Group cultivar baxijiao chromosome BXJ1-3, Cavendish_Baxijiao_AAA, whole genome shotgun sequence genome window below encodes:
- the LOC135582851 gene encoding probable ethanolamine kinase yields the protein MGEEVKNYDALTGMKDERAAEKKAEGAAPSIPSSSMAIDISLPLDQMKPRIVDLCKDLFKRWSSLDESCFSIETVSGGITNLLLKVSVRDDRGNSDSLTVRLYGPNTDLVIDRKRELQALPHLSAAGFGAKLLGIFGNGMVQSFIDARTLSPSDMSDPKIAFKIARQLRQFHKVAIPGSKEPQLWNDIFKFLDEAAALKIEDSAKQATYESISFQEIQAEINELKDLTDLLNAPVVFAHNDLLSGNLMLNDKEGRLYFIDFEYGSYSYRGYDIANHFNEYAGFDCDYSLYPDKDAQYHFFRSYLESDKPHEVSDKDLEALYVETNTFRLASHIYWALWALIQAKVSPIDFDYLSYFLLRFHEYKKQKEGCFSLAQKYLSRSISCSSRRNSCPPSED from the exons ATGGGAGAGGAGGTCAAGAACTACGACGCGCTTACCGGAATGAAAGACGAGAGAGCAGCCGAGAAGAAGGCAGAGGGGGCGGCGCCGTCGATCCCTTCCTCCTCCATGGCGATCGACATCTCCCTCCCTCTCGACCAGATGAAGCCCCGCATCGT AGATCTatgcaaggatttgtttaagaGGTGGTCATCTCTTGATGAATCTTGTTTCTCAATTGAGACAGTTTCCGGTGGTATCACAAATCTTT TGCTGAAGGTCTCTGTAAGAGACGACCGTGGAAACAGTGATTCTCTGACTGTTAGATTGTATGGCCCAAATACAGATTTGGTGATTGATCGCAAAAGAGAGTTGCAG GCCCTACCACATCTATCGGCTGCAGGATTTGGTGCAAAGTTGCTAGGGATATTTGGGAATGGCATGGTTCAATCTTTCATTGATGCTCGTACACTTTCACCATCAG ATATGAGCGATCCTAAAATAGCTTTCAAGATAGCTAGGCAACTTCGTCAATTCCATAAAGTGGCAATACCAGGTTCTAAAGAACCACAACTGTGGAATGATATATTCAAGTTTCTCGACGAAG CTGCGGCATTAAAGATTGAAGATAGTGCAAAGCAAGCGACATATGAATCAATATCATTCCAAGAAATCCAGGCTGAAATTAATGAGCTGAAG GATCTGACTGATCTTCTTAATGCCCCTGTTGTCTTTGCCCACAATGATTTGCTTTCTGGGAATCTGATGCTAAATGACAAAGAAG GGAGACTCTACTTCATTGATTTTGAGTATGGATCATACAGCTATAGAGGCTATGACATTGCAAACCACTTTAATGAATATGCAGGCTTTGACTGTGACTACAGCTT ATATCCAGATAAAGATGCACAATATCATTTCTTCAGGAGTTATTTAGAATCTGATAAACCACATGAG GTGTCCGACAAAGATCTCGAAGCCCTTTATGTTGAAACAAATACGTTCAGGCTAGCATCACATATTTACTGGGCTCTGTGGGCTCTTATACAG GCAAAGGTATCACCGATCGACTTTGATTATCTCTCCTACTTCTTGCTTCGGTTCCacgaatacaagaaacaaaaggaaggatGCTTCTCTCTGGCACAGAAATATCTTTCAAGATCCATCAGCTGCAGCAGCAGAAGAAACAGTTGCCCTCCATCAGAAGACTAG
- the LOC135636060 gene encoding uncharacterized protein LOC135636060 has product MDLLEVPLDAIAFRLYSLPAAAAAARSDWACLVLLAAAAAAAALGLWGIRVVGSKPDPPTPTSPPPPPVPSLPVCPPESLTPVGKEAAAAAWRASCHVEEASTPKSRFMAYYAASTDSLYEDCARGDGLGEGEEEDVDSVSDVDRRVTAPWSGGVCGLEWAVVQRRGDLGWYRYQDMTALDGSVVKLWDGRDGGLTATAGRRLRRRP; this is encoded by the coding sequence ATGGACCTGCTCGAGGTGCCACTCGACGCCATCGCCTTCCGCCTCTACTCCCTCCCCGCGGCCGCGGCAGCAGCCAGATCGGACTGGGCCTGCCTGGTCctcctcgccgccgccgccgccgccgccgccctcggCCTCTGGGGCATCAGGGTTGTCGGCTCCAAACCCGACCCCCCGACCCCCacctctcctcctccccctcccgtgCCCAGCCTGCCCGTCTGCCCGCCCGAGTCGCTAACGCCGGTGGGGAAAGAGGCCGCTGCCGCTGCGTGGAGGGCGAGCTGTCACGTGGAGGAGGCCAGCACCCCGAAGTCTCGGTTCATGGCGTACTACGCCGCCTCGACCGACAGTCTGTACGAGGACTGCGCCCGTGGCGACGGCTtgggggagggagaggaggaggacgtTGACAGCGTCAGCGACGTCGATCGACGAGTGACGGCGCCTTGGAGCGGCGGTGTCTGCGGCTTGGAGTGGGCGGTCGTCCAAAGGAGGGGGGACTTGGGGTGGTACCGGTACCAGGACATGACGGCGCTCGACGGCAGCGTGGTCAAGCTGTGGGACGGACGCGACGGCGGGTTGACGGCGACGGCCGGGAGGCGTTTGCGCCGGAGGCCGTAG